In Raphanus sativus cultivar WK10039 chromosome 5, ASM80110v3, whole genome shotgun sequence, the following proteins share a genomic window:
- the LOC108858450 gene encoding putative cyclin-T1-1 encodes MSETSWYYTREEIEKTSPSRIDGIDSKQETFQRWSYTTFLQELGQRLNNPQRSIATSIVLCQRFFTRQSLAKNDPKTMSIVCMFIAGKVEGSPRPVGDVIAVAYRVLHDKEPSREVYERLKKTVLTGEKFVLSTLGFDLEIEHPYKPVSNWVKRSVKVESDAKRLSQAAFNFVNDSLRSSLCLQFKPSQIAAAAIYLGSRVANVKLPWDGEKVWWQVFSVTKLQLCEISNQTISIYEQDFLIPGEQEAKYKLGDGELLRPEQKQSKDDGTKYCHGVEGHEDHKGIVINGADKAKKPC; translated from the coding sequence ATGTCAGAAACGAGTTGGTATTATACGAGAGAAGAGATAGAAAAAACATCGCCATCGAGAATCGACGGTATCGACTCAAAGCAAGAGACTTTCCAGCGTTGGTCTTACACTACATTCCTCCAAGAGCTTGGCCAGAGACTCAACAATCCTCAGAGATCCATAGCGACATCGATAGTCCTCTGTCAAAGATTCTTCACGCGCCAGTCACTCGCGAAGAACGACCCCAAAACGATGAGCATCGTATGTATGTTCATCGCAGGGAAAGTCGAAGGGTCACCGAGACCAGTGGGAGACGTCATCGCCGTAGCGTACAGAGTATTACACGACAAGGAACCGTCGAGAGAAGTGTACGAGAGACTGAAGAAAACTGTCCTAACCGGGGAGAAGTTTGTGCTCTCTACGTTAGGGTTTGATCTGGAAATTGAACACCCTTATAAACCGGTGTCGAATTGGGTTAAGAGATCGGTTAAGGTGGAGAGTGATGCTAAAAGGTTGTCTCAGGCTGCGTTTAATTTCGTTAACGACAGTTTAAGGTCGTCGCTCTGTTTGCAGTTCAAGCCGAGTCAGATTGCTGCGGCTGCTATATATCTTGGGTCGCGCGTGGCTAATGTGAAGTTGCCGTGGGATGGGGAGAAAGTGTGGTGGCAAGTGTTCAGTGTCACGAAACTACAATTGTGTGAGATCAGTAACCAGACGATTTCTATATATGAACAGGACTTCCTCATCCCGGGTGAACAAGAAGCAAAATATAAGCTTGGTGATGGAGAGTTACTAAGACCAGAGCAAAAGCAGAGCAAGGATGATGGAACTAAATATTGTCATGGTGTTGAAGGTCATGAAGATCATAAGGGAATTGTGATAAATGGAGCTGATAAAGCTAAGAAACCTTGTTGA
- the LOC108857749 gene encoding LOW QUALITY PROTEIN: transcription factor bHLH80 (The sequence of the model RefSeq protein was modified relative to this genomic sequence to represent the inferred CDS: deleted 2 bases in 1 codon), which translates to MQSTHDDDGGGGKGGGGDEVSRSGLSRIRSAPATWIETLLQDEEEEDDLKPDLCLTELLTGNSSGTTSRDSFEFPAAVEQGLYNHQVGFHRQNSSPADFLSGSAASGSDGFFSNFGIPANYEYVPPNVDISPASKRSREFSSHFKEEQMSGGMMEDNKLLEDSVPFRVRAKRGCATHPRSIAERVRRTRISDRIRRLQELVPNMDKQTNTADMLDEALQYVKALQSQIQELTEQQKRCSCKPKEEK; encoded by the exons ATGCAATCCACTCACGACGACGACGGCGGCGGCGGtaaaggaggaggaggtgatGAGGTGAGTCGAAGTGGGTTGTCCCGGATCCGCTCAGCTCCGGCAACTTGGATTGAAACCCTACTccaggatgaagaagaagaagacgatttGAAACCTGACCTCTGTTTAACTGAGCTTCTCACCGGGAACTCGTCCGGGACAACGAGTCGCGACTCGTTTGAGTTCCCG GCGGCTGTAGAGCAGGGATTGTACAATCACCAAGTTGGGTTTCACCGACAGAACAGCTCTCCTGCGGATTTTCTCAGTGGCTCTGCTGCTTCTGGGAGTGATGGGTTTTTCTCGAATTTTGGGATTCCGGCCAACTACGAGTACGTGCCGCCCAACGTTGACATTTCTCCGGCGAGTAAACGGTCGAGGGAGTTCTCTTCTCACTTT AAAGAAGAGCAAATGAGTGGTGGTATGATGGAGGATAATAAGCTTCTTGAGGACTCGGTTCCTTTTAGGGTTCGTGCTAAACGCGGCTGTGCAACTCATCCTCGTAGCATTGCTGAACgg GTGAGGAGAACGCGGATAAGTGACCGGATCAGGAGGCTGCAAGAACTTGTTCCTAACATGGATAAG CAAACCAACACTGCAGACATGTTAGACGAGGCTTTGCAGTATGTGAAAGCTCTTCAAAGCCAGATCCAG GAGTTGACAGAGCAGCAGAAGAGGTGCAGTTGCAAACCTAaggaagaaaaataa
- the LOC108856159 gene encoding ran-binding protein M homolog: protein MTETSSSAAAVNRGDPISQFLDKIRLSSSAATRNTNTMMEEDNEESPTELNTINSAGGFLIVSPDKLSVKYTNTNLHGYDVGVAQANRPAPFKGLTYYFEIFVKDAGVKGNVAIGFTKEGFIMRRQPGWEVNSCGYHGDNGHIYRGKGTGEAFGPTYTTGDTVGAGIDYASQEFFFTKNGAFVGKIPKDIKGHLFPTVGVHSQNEEVSVNFGKKKFVFDVQGYETSVRNKQQMAIENISIPPNIGYGLVKTYLLHYGYEETLDAFNLATKTTVPPIVIAQDNAMDEDDSSYDLHQRKTLRKLVRNGDIDAALANLQDWYPQIVQDDKSVVCFLLHCQKFIELVRVGKLAEGVKYGRLELAKFVGLTKFQDIIEDCFALLVYPKPEESPVGYFLEDSQRELVADAVNAAVLSNKKDVCHLHSRLELLLRQLTVCCLERRSMNGDQGETFRLHHVLNNNSTRR, encoded by the exons ATGACGGAGACTTCCTCCAGCGCCGCCGCCGTTAATCGTGGAGATCCGATCTCGCAATTCCTAGACAAGATTCGTCTCTCTTCTTCCGCCGCTACTAGGAATACGAATACGATGATGGAGGAGGATAACGAAGAATCGCCGACGGAGCTCAACACAATCAACAGCGCGGGCGGGTTTCTGATCGTGTCTCCCGATAAGCTCTCCGTAAAGTACACGAACACGAATCTGCACGGCTACGACGTCGGCGTTGCTCAAGCGAACAGACCGGCTCCCTTCAAGGGCCTTACTTACTACTTCGAGATATTTGTGAAGGACGCTGGTGTTAAAGGGAACGTCGCTATTGGTTTCACTAAGGAGGGCTTTATTATGCGGAGACAACCTGG ATGGGAAGTGAATAGCTGTGGGTATCATGGGGACAATGGACATATATACCGAGGTAAGGGGACTGGTGAAGCCTTTGGTCCTACTTATACCACCGGTGATACCGTTGGTGCTGGTATAGACTACGCTTCTCAGGAGTTCTTTTTTAC TAAAAACGGAGCTTTTGTGGGCAAAATCCCCAAGGACATCAAGGGTCATCTATTCCCTACTGTGGGTGTACATAGCCAAAATGAGGA GGTTTCTGTCAATTTTGGGAAGAAGAAGTTTGTTTTCGATGTTCAG GGATATGAAACATCAGTGAGGAATAAGCAACAAATGGCTATCGAAAATATATCCATACCTCCAAATATCGGTTATGG gcTTGTAAAGACCTACTTGTTACACTATGGGTATGAGGAGACACTTGATGCTTTCAACCTTGCTACTAAAACTACAGTCCCTCCAATCGTTATAGCTCAAGACAATGCTATGGACGAGGATGATTCATCATATGATTTGCATCAGAGGAAAACTCTTAGAAAG CTTGTCAGGAATGGTGACATTGATGCTGCTCTGGCTAATCTCCAAGATTGGTATCCCCAAATTGTACAG GACGATAAATCTGTAGTTTGTTTCCTCCTTCACTGCCAAAAGTTCATTGAGCTCGTACGG GTAGGAAAACTCGCAGAAGGTGTGAAGTATGGCAGACTCGAGTTAGCTAAATTTGTTGGGTTAACAAAGTTTCAAGACATAATCGAG GACTGCTTTGCTTTGCTTGTTTATCCAAAACCCGAGGAATCACCGGTGGGGTACTTCCTAGAAGACTCGCAGAGGGAACTAGTTGCTGATGCAGTGAATGCAGCGGTTTTGTCAAACAAGAAAGATGTGTGTCACTTGCATTCCCGTCTGGAGTTACTGCTGAGACAGCTAACAGTTTGCTGTTTGGAAAGGCGGTCAATGAATGGAGACCAAGGCGAAACGTTCCGGCTTCACCATGTTCTTAACAACAACAGTACGAGAAGATGA
- the LOC108805397 gene encoding DEAD-box ATP-dependent RNA helicase FANCM: MGPEVPIELVEEDGFDWEAAVREIDLACLKSLNPSSSSSSNKDNVTKPAKRQSTLDRFIARPDHYPPPPDPPVFSDPNFDNDNSPCVGIDPETAKTWIYPVNVPLRDYQFAITKTALFSNTLVALPTGLGKTLIAAVVMYNYFRWFPQGKIVFAAPSRPLVMQQIEACHNIVGIPQEWTIDLTGQTCPSKRASLWKSKRVFFVTPQVLEKDIQSGTCLTNCLVCLVIDEAHRALGNYSYCVVVRELMAVPVQLRILALTATPGSKTQAIQGIIDNLQISTLEYRNESDHDVCPYVHDRKVELIQVPLGKDADEVSKRLLDVIRPYAVRLKNFGVLLNRDYQTLSPHELLMARDKFREAPVPGIPHISHGDVESCFAALITLYHIRKLLSSHGIRPAYEMLEEKLHEGPFARLMSKNEDIRMTKLLMQQRLSNGAPSPKLSKMLEILVDHYKIKDPRTSRVIIFSNFRGSVRDIMDALSSIRDVVKATEFIGQSSGKTLKGQSQKVQQAVLEKFRSGGFNVIVATSIGEEGLDIMEVDLVICFDANVSPLRMIQRMGRTGRKNNGRVVVLACEGSEKNSYMRKQANGQAIKKHMRNGGMNSFNFHPSPRMIPHVYKPEVQHVKFSIEQFIPRGKKLQDEPATETPAFKKKLTPEEMDMLAKYFKPGEEKWRVSLIAFPHFQTLPSKVHKVMHSRQTSILIDAMQHLQETTLTEQSKKFSIKYGTPLAERDELDTGLRVGDDPKDFPSFNDLDVNTSQRKAKQVVESPTSTLETTENDFEASSPRHCYLFSSECASVDTLGKVFVLPVPLSFSSNVPGPDYVGREKILSSPNKFHMDVVPIDSSSKHRQDNVSCKLKEGLLPDCANETLESQSLLKRHSTDVGKGDIENCAGEIMISSDEDDEDLELSPRLTNFIKSGVVPDSPVYDQGVANEANIEDHLNRPPTRLSNELAEEPSTPEKKIHITCTASEFRTPEKEKDLANGTECFAVSPMPEEWRTPLANITNASSSASKDWRLSSGEKSETLRQPRKLKRLRRLGDCSSAVKENNPGIAKTDHVRSRSLGERNIRGKKKIRADNNARIFIDAEAEVSSESEMSVDEKEDLTGDSVEDSFIDDGTMPTANTQAECAKVDMMAVYRRSLLSQSPLPTRFRDVAAASSPSPYSSGLLKTINESRSDSDKSLSSLRTPQTTNNESNKEDTMAATGDFSVAQISTDSRKRKFSLCNSANVPVINLENKFEAHAQATEKESHEGLRSNVGASQYKEEDDDDDDDDAFYATLDFDAMEAQATLLLSKQRSETKTKEDAPVKPHMGNQRTDDGPSFDLGLW, encoded by the exons ATGGGACCCGAGGTTCCGATCGAACTCGTCGAAGAAGATGGA ttcgATTGGGAAGCAGCAGTCAGAGAAATCGACTTGGCTTGCCTCAAATCGTTaaacccttcttcttcttcttcttctaacaAGGACAATGTCACTAAACCTGCTAAAAGACAATCTACTCTCGATCGATTCATCGCAAGACCAGACCACTACCCTCCTCCTCCGGATCCCCCAGTTTTCTCCGACCCGAATTTCGATAACGACAACAGTCCTTGCGTTGGGATTGATCCTGAGACAGCCAAAACTTGGATTTATCCAG TAAACGTTCCTCTGAGAGATTACCAGTTTGCTATAACAAAGACTGCTTTGTTTTCAAACACATTAGTTGCTTTACCAACTGGACTTGGTAAAACCCTCATTGCTGCTGTCGTTATGTATAATTACTTCAGATGGTTCCCACAAG GTAAAATTGTCTTTGCCGCACCTTCTAGGCCTCTTGTGATGCAGCAGATCGAGGCTTGTCATAATATCGTTGGGATACCACAA GAATGGACGATTGACTTGACGGGTCAGACATGCCCTTCCAAAAGAGCTTCCTTGTGGAAAAGCAAACGGGTTTTCTTCGTTACTCCACAAGTTCTTGAGAAGGATATACAGTCAG GAACGTGTCTTACCAACTGCTTGGTTTGTTTGGTGATCGACGAGGCCCATCGAGCTTTAGGGAATTATTCTTATTGTGTTGTAGTTCGTGAG TTGATGGCAGTACCAGTGCAGTTGAGAATATTGGCTCTTACTGCAACTCCTGGAT CAAAAACACAGGCCATACAGGGTATCATTGATAATTTGCAGATATCAACACTTGAGTATCGAAACGAGAGTGACCATGATGTCTGCCCTTATGTCCACGACAGAAAAGTAGAACTTATCCAG GTTCCCTTGGGTAAAGATGCAGATGAGGTATCTAAACGCCTGTTAGATGTTATACGTCCATACGCAGTCCGGCTTAAAAATTTCGGGGTCCTTCTAAACAGGGATTATCAGACT TTGAGTCCACACGAGTTACTTATGGCAAGGGATAAGTTTCGTGAAGCACCTGTACCAGGCATTCCCCATATAAGTCATGGAGATGTAGAATCTTGCTTTGCAGCTCTTatcactctttatcacattcgCAAGCTTCTTTCCAGTCATGGAATAAGGCCAGCGTATGAGATGCTTGAAGAAAAACTGCATGAAGG GCCATTTGCCAGGTTGATGAGTAAGAATGAAGATATTAGGATGACGAAGCTTTTGATGCAGCAAAGGTTGTCGAACGGAGCACCAAGCCCGAAATTGTCCAAGATGTTAGAGATTCTAGTTGATCATTAca AGATAAAAGATCCGAGGACATCACGGGTCATTATCTTCTCGAATTTCAGAGGAAGCGTAAG AGACATAATGGACGCGTTAAGTAGTATTAGAGATGTTGTCAAAGCAACTGAGTTTATTGGTCAAAGTTCAG GTAAGACACTGAAAGGACAGTCGCAAAAAGTTCAGCAGGCTGTTCTGGAG AAATTTAGATCTGGTGGGTTTAATGTTATTGTTGCAACATCTATCGGCGAAGAAGGCTTGGATATCATGGAAGTCGACTTAGTTATATGTTTTGATGCTAATGTATCCCCTCTGAGGATGATCCAACGCATGGGAAGAACTGGAAGGAAAAATAATGGCCGAGTTG TAGTTCTTGCTTGTGAAGGATCTGAAAAGAATAGCTATATGCGAAAGCAAGCAAATGGTCAAGCCATTAAAAAGCACATGCGAAATGGAGGAATGAATAGTTTTAATTTTCATCCTAGTCCAAGGATG ATTCCCCATGTTTATAAACCAGAAGTTCAGCATGTAAAGTTTTCGATCGAGCAATTCATTCCACGCGGAAAGAAGCTACAAGATGAGCCTGCCACTGAGACTCCAGCTTTCAAGAAAAAGCTTACACCGGAAGAGATGGATATGCTCGCCAAGTATTTCAAACCCGGCGAGGAAAAGTGGAGAGTTTCCTTGATTGCTTTCCCTCACTTCCAAACATTGCCATCCAAAGTGCACAAAGTAATGCATTCACGTCAAACAAGCATATTAATTGATGCTATGCAGCATCTGCAAGAGACAACTTTGACAGAGCAAAGTAAAAAATTCTCCATTAAG TATGGAACTCCTTTGGCTGAAAGAGATGAGCTTGACACAGGTCTGAGGGTTGGTGATGATCCGAAAG ATTTCCCCTCTTTCAATGATTTGGATGTCAACACATCACAGAGAAAGGCAAAACAAGTTGTTGAATCTCCCACAAGCACATTAGAGACTACAGAGAACGATTTCGAAGCATCTTCACCCAGACACTGTTATCTTTTCAGTTCAGAATGTGCATCCGTTGATACTCTGGGGAAGGTCTTTGTATTGCCGGTTCCTCTTTCATTCTCTTCTAATGTACCAGGGCCAGACTATGTGGGAAGAGAAAAAATACTCTCTTCCCCCAATAAATTCCACATGGACGTTGTTCCGATAGATAGTTCCTCAAAACATCGGCAAGATAATGTTTCATGCAAGTTAAAGGAAGGACTTTTGCCAGATTGTGCAAACGAGACTTTGGAGTCCCAAAGCCTTTTGAAAAGGCACTCCACCGATGTAGGTAAAGGAGATATAGAGAATTGTGCTGGAGAAATTATGATATCATCTGATGAAGACGATGAGGATTTGGAGCTTAGTCCAAGGCTCACTAACTTCATCAAGAGTGGCGTTGTTCCAGATTCACCTGTCTATGACCAAG GAGTTGCAAACGAAGCAAACATAGAAGACCACCTTAATCGTCCACCCACCAGGCTCAGTAATGAATTGGCAGAAGAGCCATCTACCCCTGAGAAAAAGATTCACATTACTTGTACGGCCAGTGAATTCAGAACTCCTGAGAAGGAAAAAGATTTAGCCAACGGAACAGAATGCTTTGCAGTTTCTCCAATGCCTGAGGAGTGGAGAACTCCCTTGGCGAATATCACGAACGCAAGCAGCAGCGCTAGCAAAGATTGGCGGTTGAGTTCGGGGGAAAAGTCGGAAACTCTTCGACAGCCTCGCAAGTTGAAGAGGCTACGTAGACTTGGAGATTGCTCGAGTGCTGTGAAGGAGAATAATCCTGGTATTGCAAAGACAGACCATGTCAGATCTCGTTCTCTCGGTGAAAGGAACATAAGAG GCAAGAAGAAGATACGCGCGGATAATAATGCTAGAATCTTCATTGATGCGGAAGCTGA GGTGTCTTCCGAATCAGAAATGTCTGTTGATGAGAAGGAAGATTTGACCGGCGATTCAGTTGAAGATAGTTTCATCGATGACGGTACAATGCCTACAGCAAATACTCAAGCCGAGTGTGCTAAAGTTGACATGATGGCCGTTtacag ACGTTCTCTCCTCAGCCAATCACCATTACCGACAAGATTTCGTGATGTAGCAGCTGCATCAAGTCCGAGTCCTTACTCTTCTGGTCTGTTGAAGACAATAAATGAGAGCAGAAGCGACTCAGATAAATCATTGTCTTCTCTTAGAACCCCACAAACAACAAACAATGAGTCAAACAAGGAGGATACAATGGCCGCCACAGGAGACTTTTCGGTAGCACAAATCTCAACAGACAGCCGAAAAAGGAAGTTCAGCTTATGCAACTCGGCGAATGTCCCAGTGATTAACTTGGAAAACAAGTTTGAAGCTCATGCACAAGCCACGGAGAAGGAAAGCCATGAAGGTCTGAGAAGCAATGTAGGTGCATCACAGTACAAAGAAGaggatgacgatgatgatgatgatgatgcattcTACGCGACACTAGACTTTGATGCCATGGAAGCGCAGGCGACATTGCTGTTGTCGAAACAGAGGTCAGAAACGAAAACAAAAGAAGATGCACCGGTGAAACCTCATATGGGCAATCAGAGGACTGATGATGGGCCATCTTTTGATCTTGGTTTGTGGTGA